A region of Mammaliicoccus sp. Dog046 DNA encodes the following proteins:
- the sufU gene encoding Fe-S cluster assembly sulfur transfer protein SufU, with amino-acid sequence MNFNNLDQLYRSVIMDHYKNPRNKGILEDGSLTIDMNNPTCGDRIRLTLDVEDNVIKDAKFEGEGCSISMSSASMMTEAVKGHSIEEALEMSKEFSNMMLGETYDISEEMGDIEALSGVAKFPARIKCATLAWKAFEKGTKEQNNA; translated from the coding sequence ATGAATTTTAATAACTTAGATCAACTATACCGTTCTGTAATTATGGACCATTACAAAAATCCAAGAAATAAAGGGATTCTTGAAGATGGATCATTAACTATAGATATGAACAATCCTACTTGTGGTGATCGCATCCGCTTAACATTAGATGTTGAAGATAATGTTATTAAAGATGCTAAGTTTGAAGGTGAAGGTTGCTCTATTTCGATGTCTAGTGCATCAATGATGACTGAAGCAGTAAAAGGCCATTCGATAGAAGAAGCTTTAGAAATGAGTAAAGAGTTCTCAAATATGATGCTCGGTGAAACGTACGATATTAGTGAAGAGATGGGCGATATAGAAGCCTTATCTGGTGTAGCTAAATTCCCAGCTCGTATTAAATGTGCAACTTTAGCTTGGAAAGCATTTGAAAAAGGAACTAAAGAGCAAAATAACGCGTAA